From one Acipenser ruthenus chromosome 21, fAciRut3.2 maternal haplotype, whole genome shotgun sequence genomic stretch:
- the LOC117427832 gene encoding GAS2-like protein 2A, with translation MANKTLFVCKAVLLIGVLKDNIKMADQSNIQSAASKSIRPFKSSEEYLYAMKEDLAEWLNTLYDLDAQADGFMEALDTGSALCRHANNVNRAAHDFQLEYPGAVNSMRVPQKDVVFQSRNVVPGSFLARDNVSNFIAWCRQELGIQDVLMFETNDLVLKRNEKNFVLCLLEVARRGAKFGMLAPMLIQLEEEIEEEIRDQENHHLDPGKIPLQLGYVGSNSAEDHSPDDPVYPSWHQKRVLCDMRNLDELVREILGRCSCPLQFPMTKISEGKYKVGDSSALIFIRVLRAHVMVRVGGGWDTLEHYLDKHDPCRCAAFSHRYPQSKAGGLTLQKASSAHSSRATSPTPHLRSEVMAPFKTPDRRTLDPSSLGRPPRPFMQAEPGTGEPCARTGRTPALLRPPRDRSEPRHFTPCRAKESLPPLTRKLSGDSDSSTASSKGVRDRTSLSLVKKPGEEVILLVNRREGKHVIERSGAMPTPTARPPQSRARSQSQDRSALVKPHPPQDTPRPEGNTRPDRRQSLCPESLRKSRPKPGALNKDRPSEAAMDKSKSRETQQTQADGFWEDGRKRGGTASKSRAQATLKSAAATLPRKQASSSSGKVSYNSPNKKAATLRPVVSKSPAGKSNLLVPVLQTSRPSSRESYGSLSRGGSSEWLDASSEPEDENLGRTFQVLPSLDPNQEKEMYKSFEAEFLANTQMDANWEDDFGGPQMQPQEQQQQQQQQQQQQQLPLADPNVTDSAYSSSNSSTSSLNVGNKMGVLPDLRGPKKPSAKQRPCPSDYGSVLSELQVSCRHLNYKDQDLWGNPSEPPSNPRKPVLSSSLEDNHFLSTLNDLRDKGILNSKELNSRDLNPGHLNARHHLNSTGLKSDHANLDDLNARDPLDSGTHNARGIPNFGNSRMRLDSDEINGDDHLDISQNLECASDLEDEDDTTLLPPEGHRLSLSEDLSVLDSSSEDSSFLCVSLSEPRSESAPPPLLQTTESEVVLHSKSLKKPERVPSIYKLKLRPIVRHRTDNRPEKTPSRIPTPVSYKKNASEVLNCPQNSKSNGHPKWGMDHKSRKALYQAFTELIDPRAESPTEEQKGGSSVESFSLDEEA, from the exons ATGGCAAACAAgaccttgtttgtttgtaaagcagTTTTATTAATTGGAGTTTTAAAAGATAATATTAAAATGGCCGACCAAAGCAACATCCAGTCGGCGGCTTCCAAAAGCATACGACCCTTCAAATCCAGCGAGGAGTACCTGTACGCGATGAAGGAGGATTTGGCGGAGTGGCTCAACACGCTGTATGACTTGGACGCCCAGGCTGACGGCTTCATGGAGGCTCTGGATACGGGATCTGCCCTCTGTAGGCACGCCAACAATGTCAACCGCGCCGCGCACGACTTCCAACTGGAGTACCCTGGGGCTGTCAACTCCATGCGTGTCCCACAAAAAGACGTGGTTTTCCAGTCCCGAAACGTCGTGCCTGGCTCCTTCCTGGCTCGGGACAATGTGTCCAACTTCATCGCCTGGTGCCGACAGGAGCTGGGCATCCAGGACGTTCTCATGTTCGAGACCAATGACCTGGTTTTAAAAAGAAACGAGAAGAATTTCGTGCTGTGCCTCTTGGAGGTGGCCCGCAGGGGGGCTAAATTCGGGATGCTGGCCCCTATGCTCATTCAGTTAGAGGAGGAGATTGAGGAGGAGATTAGAGACCAGGAGAACCATCATCTGGACCCGGGGAAGATCCCTCTCCAGCTAGGCTACGTGGGGAGCAACTCGGCAGAAGATCACTCCCCTGACGACCCGGTGTACCCCAGCTGGCATCAGAAGAGGGTCTTATGTGACATGAGAAATCTGGATGAACTG GTGCGTGAGATCCTGGGGCGCTGCTCTTGTCCTTTGCAGTTTCCAATGACCAAGATTTCTGAAGGGAAGTACAAAGTGGGCGACTCCAGTGCGTTGATCTTCATCAGA gtgctgCGGGCTCATGTGATGGTGCGAGTGGGCGGAGGCTGGGACACACTGGAACACTATCTTGACAAGCACGACCCCTGCCGTTGTGCAGCCTTCT ctCATCGCTATCCGCAGTCCAAAGCAGGCGGACTGACCCTTCAGAAAGCCAGCAGTGCTCACTCCTCCCGGGCTACTAGCCCCACCCCACACCTGAGGTCGGAGGTCATGGCCCCGTTCAAGACACCCGACAGGCGGACCCTGGACCCTTCCAGCCTGGGTCGCCCTCCTCGCCCTTTCATGCAGGCAGAGCCGGGGACAGGGGAGCCCTGCGCCCGCACAGGCCGGACCCCCGCACTCCTGAGACCCCCCAGGGACCGCTCCGAGCCCCGGCACTTCACCCCATGCAG GGCAAAAGAATCACTGCCGCCATTGACTCGGAAACTCTCTGGAGACAGCGACTCCTCGACTGCTTCTTCAAAGGGGGTCCGGGATAGAACCTCCCTCTCCCTTGTCAAGAAACCTGGGGAAGAGGTGATCCTGCTGGTAAACAGGAGAGAAGGCAAGCATGTGATCGAGAGGTCCGGAGCCATGCCAACTCCCACCGCCCGACCCCCACAGAGCAGAGCACGGAGCCAGTCACAAGACCGCAGCGCACTGGTGAAACCCCACCCACCACAAGACACCCCCAGACCGGAAGGGAACACAAGGCCAGATCGCCGGCAATCGTTGTGTCCTGAAAGCCTCAGAAAGAGCAGGCCTAAACCAGGAGCTCTTAACAAGGATAGGCCCAGTGAGGCAGCTATGGACAAATCAAAAAGCAGAGAAACCCAGCAAACTCAAGCTGATGGCTTCTGGGAGGACGGGAGAAAAAGAGGGGGCACAGCCTCAAAATCCAGGGCACAGGCAACACTAAAATCAGCAGCAGCTACCCTTCCCAGGAAACAGGCTTCCTCCTCTTCAGGTAAGGTCTCCTACAACAGCCCAAACAAGAAGGCCGCAACTCTTAGGCCTGTGGTGTCTAAGTCCCCAGCAGGAAAAAGCAACCTACTGGTCCCAGTGCTGCAGACAAGCCGCCCCTCTTCCAGGGAGTCGTATGGCTCCCTAAGTCGAGGAGGCTCTAGCGAGTGGCTTGATGCCAGTTCTGAGCCTGAAGATGAGAATCTGGGGAGAACTTTCCAGGTGCTGCCTAGCTTGGACCCGAACCAGGAGAAGGAAATGTACAAGAGTTTTGAGGCAGAGTTTTTGGCCAACACACAAATGGACGCAAACTGGGAGGATGACTTTGGTGGCCCCCAAATGCAGCCtcaagaacagcagcagcagcagcagcagcagcagcagcagcaacagcttcCCTTGGCTGATCCCAATGTCACAGACTCAGCATACTCCTCCTCCAACTCCTCCACCTCTTCTCTGAATGTGGGGAACAAGATGGGGGTTCTACCTGATCTCAGGGGTCCCAAGAAGCCTTCTGCCAAACAGCGGCCCTGCCCCTCAGATTACGGGTCAGTATTATCAGAACTCCAAGTCAGCTGCCGACACTTAAACTACAAAGACCAGGATCTGTGGGGGAACCCTTCAGAACCTCCTAGCAACCCAAGAAAGCCTGTTCTATCCAGCTCATTGGAGGATAACCACTTTCTGTCAACCTTAAATGATTTGAGGGACAAGGGGATTTTAAACTCAAAAGAGCTGAATTCAAGGGATCTAAATCCTGGACATCTAAATGCAAGGCATCATTTAAATTCAACAGGCCTCAAATCAGATCATGCAAATCTGGACGACCTAAATGCAAGGGACCCTTTGGATTCTGGGACCCACAATGCACGAGGAATTCCAAATTTTGGAAATTCAAGAATGCGCCTGGATTCGGACGAAATAAATGGAGATGACCACTTGGACATTTCACAGAACCTTGAATGTGCTTCTGATCTTGAGGATGAGGATGATACCACCCTCCTGCCCCCTGAAGGTCACCGACTCTCCCTCTCGGAGGACCTCTCCGTCCTCGACTCCTCCAGTGAAGACTCCTCTTTTCTGTGCGTGAGCTTGAGTGAGCCCCGCTCGGAGAGTGCACCTCCTCCCCTGCTTCAGACCACTGAGTCGGAGGTCGTGCTGCACTCCAAGTCCTTGAAGAAGCCTGAGAGAGTGCCCTCCATCTACAAACTCAAACTCCGTCCCATAGTTCGACATCGCACTGACAATCGCCCGGAAAAGACCCCTTCCCGGATCCCAACTCCCGTCAGCTACAAGAAGAATGCTTCCGAGGTGCTCAACTGCCCCCAGAACTCCAAGAGCAATGGGCATCCCAAGTGGGGAATGGACCACAAGTCCAGGAAGGCTCTATACCAAGCCTTCACAGAACTCATAGACCCCAGAGCCGAATCCCCCACTGAGGAACAGAAAGGCGGCTCCTCTGTTGAGTCATTCAGTTTGGATGAAGAGGCTTAG